Genomic segment of Umezawaea sp. Da 62-37:
CGGCACCAGCTCGCCAAGACGATGCTGGCGGCCGCCGAGCTGGACGCGGCCAGGACGCCGCGGCAGATCGGCTACCTGGAGAGCCTGCTCGCCGAGGATCCGGACTTCGCCTTCTGGACGCTGTCCAACGAGGTCAACGCCTCGCGCGGCGACAACTACACGCGGTGGCGCCGGGAGAAGGACGACATCGAGTCGGGCAGGCGCGGCTTCGGTCCGCACGAGGCCGCCGTGTTCGGCGCGGTCAACGTGAACTACGGCCGGACGAAGGGCTTCGAGGGGTCCGAGTACTACGGCGAGACCCACCTGCTGCTCGACCCGCGGGTGCGCCAGCGGTCGTACTACACCTTCGGCGCCAAGGGTCCGGAGCGCAGCGGCGTCGTCGACCTGATGCACGACATGCTGGCGCAGAACCGGATGGACTACGTCGACGGCATCGTGCACAACGCCATGGGACTGGACGGGATGGTCCCGCAGAAGAACCTGCTGCTGGAGACGCACGTGTACGGCGGGGTCATGTTCGGCCGGGACGTGGCGGAGGTGTCGGTGCCCCGCGCGGGGCTCGACCCGGCCGTCCGCGCGCGGATCGACGCCTTCGCCGCCGCGCACGGCATCACCGTGGTCGAGGCGGACCGGAGCACGTGGCCCGCGGAGCGCGCGGTCGTGGACCCCATCGCCCTGCGCAACGCGGTGAACCAGCCTCCGGCGGCTCCTCCGGTGGTGGCGACCCCGCTTCCGGTCCCGGCTCCTCCGGTGCCGATGGCCCCTCCGCCGTCGGTGCCGCCGCAGGGCTCCTCCACCGCGAGCCCCGTGGTGAAGGACAGCCAGGGCCGGACCACGGCGATCACGGGTGACCTGTTCGGCGAGCCCGCCAGTCTGGTGTGACGCGAAGGGGGCGCGGATCGACCCGCGCCCCCTGGTCAGCCCGCGAACTCCGCCACGAACGACACCTCGTGGCCGCGGTTGATCTCGTGCACGAACGCGCTCAGCGTGTCGCTCGCCGCGAGCCGGTCGGCGATGTCCCCCACGACGACCAGGCGCACCCGGTAGCCGACGAACTTGCCGATGATGCCGCCCGCGATCCGGGTGCTCAACGTCCAGAACCCCTCGTCGAGCCGCTCCACCGGCACGACGACCGTGTCCGCGTCCCGCGACCACATCTCGCCGATGACGTCCACCGCGTCCTGCTCGGTGCTCAGCAGCGGTCCGTCCGCGGGGAGCACCAGCACGCCGCTCATCGGAGGAACTCCAGCACGGCGTCCGCCTGGCCGGGGATGAAGTGGCCGACGCCGGGGAGCAGCCGGACGTCGGCGTGCGGCACGGTCGCCGCCAGCCGCCGCACGGTCTCCCGCGAGTCCAGCATCGCGTCGCGGCCGCCCACGACGACCAGCGTCGGCATCCTCAGCAGGCACAGCACCCCGTCGTCGAACGCCGGGAACTCCACCCGCGGCTTGAAGTGCCGGAACGTCGAGGCGATGACCTCGCGGTACTCGCCGACGTCGGCGCCCGCGACGATCCGGACGATCCGCAGCCGCCCCCAGTGGCCCAGCGCGAAGAACGGCAGTGCCCGCACCAGCCAGCCGACCTTGCGGCGCCCGATCCCGGTGGGGCCGAGCAGCGCCAGCCTGGTGACCCGGTCGGGCCTGCGGGTGGCGTAGTCGACCGCGATCCACCCGCCCAGCGACATGCCGACGACCGCCGCCGTTGTCAGACCGAGCCCGTCCAGGACGTCGTCGAGCCAGTCCGCGTAGTCCGGTGACCCCAGCGGCGGCCGCGACGGGGCGCTCAGGCCGGGTTCGCCGATCAGGTCCACCGCGAACACCCGCAGGTGCGGGGCCCAGGTGGCGATGTCGGCGAGCCACGTCGAGGAGTTGCCCCCCGAGCCGTGCAGCGCGATCACCGGGGGAGCGTCGACCGGCCCGTTGATCACCACGAACGTGTCACCCGCGCGGGTCGTCAGGGTCCGCTGCTCCGCGTCGACCGGCCAGCGGTCCAGCATCGCGCGGTAGTGCTCGCGGACGGTCCGGCCGCCTGCCTCGGATCGGTAGACGGTGGTCATCGGGTCCCCTCCTCGGTGATCACGGCGATGAGCTTGAGCAGTTCGGCGGTCGTCTCCACGCCGCCGAGCACGATGATCTTCATGGTGCCGCGGTCGGCGTCGTGCATGGTCTCCACGCGCAACGGGCCGTCACCTTCGCGAGGACCGGCCGTGGCGGTCATCAGCAGGTTGCTGAGCCTCCCGGCATCGGTCGCGTCGATGCCCTCGACCCGCACGATGCTCGACACCTCCACGTGCCGTCGCGGCGGTGGCGCGGGCGGCTGCCCGGTCAACGCCGCCAGGTCCTCGCGGGCGATCCGGTACTGCTTGCCGATCCGCACGGCCTTCAGCCGGCCGTCGCGGACGTACCCGCGCACGGTGCGGACGTGCAGGCCGAGCTGGTCGGCGACCTGCTCGACGGACAACAACTCCCCTGACATGTTCCGCAAACTACCCTATGCATCCCAATGCTAGGGCAGTATTCAACCGAATAGGGCTAGGTCGGACGCATTTGCTTCGAGGATCGAACCTGTTTACAGTCGGACGTGTGCTTCGAGAGTCGAAGTACCTCGTGGGTGAAAGCCGGTCGAACCGTGAAGACATTCCAGGGAACCGCCGCCCTCGTCACCGGCGCGTCGAAAGGACTCGGCACCGCCTACGCCGCCGAACTGGCCCGCAGGGGAGCGCACCTCGTGCTGGTGGCCCGGTCCCGCGACGCGTTGGAGGACCTGGCGGCACGACTGCGCGAGGCCCACGGGGTCCGCGTGGAGGTGATCACCGCCGACCTCGGCGACCCGGCGGGCCCGGCGCACGTCGTCGCGGAACTCGGCGAGCGCGGGATCGAGGTCGACCTGCTCCTGAACAACGCGGGCCTGGGCAGTGTCGGCCCGTTCCTCGACCGGCCGCTGGAGCAGCACCTGGTGTCGGTGGACGTCAACATCGGCGGACTGGTCGCGCTCACCCAGCTGCTCGGTGGCCGGATGCTCGCCCGCGGACGCGGCGGGATCGTCAACATCGCGTCCACGGCGGCGTTCCAACCCATGCCCTACCAGGCGTCCTACGCGGCCACGAAGGCGTTCGTCCTGTCGTTCAGCGAAGCGCTCGCCGCGGAGCTGCGCGGTTCCGGGGTCACCGTCATGGCCGCGCACCCCGGTGCCGTCGCCACCGGGTTCTTCGACGGCACCACCGCCACCATCGACCCGCGCCGGGCCGACACCCCGGAGCGCGTCGCCGCGCGGACACTGGACGACTTCGCGCGCGGCAGGCACGTCTCCTACCCCGGCCGCGCGGTCAACCGGGTCGGCACCCTGGTGTCCAGGCTGCTCCCGCGCCGTGCGACGACCGCGCTGGTCGGCAGGCTCAACCGCGGCCTGGGCCTCGACCGGGTCGCGGACGTGGAGACGCCCGCGACCTGACCCGGTTGCTTCCTAGTAGTTGGTCCAGTCCTGGTAGGAGACGGGGCGGATGTCGTTGTACGGCGTGGCCACGACCTTGCTCCAGGCGAACCCGTACTGCTCGAACACCTCGAGGGTCGGGATCAGCCGGTACGAGCCGGGGGAGTTGTCCCAGATGTAGACGTTCACGCCGCCGTTCTGCCGGACCAGGTGCGGGCCGTCGAAGATGTCGTAGTGCGAATAGCACTCGTTGACCCGGTCGTCGACCGCGATCCCGTCCCAGCTGTCCCACAGGGCGAAGTAGGTGGCCTCGTCCGGAATGAGCAGGAGCCTGCGTTCCGGGTTGACGAGGTAGACGTTGGTGGCGGTGGACGTCTTCACCCGCTGGCCGGGCTGCGGGCACGCGGCGGCCGCCCGGAGCGGGGCGTTGTCACCTTCGGCGGCGGAAAGCCCTGGTTCGGCGCTCGCGGTGCCCGCGGTGACGGCGGTGAGC
This window contains:
- a CDS encoding DUF4180 domain-containing protein: MSGVLVLPADGPLLSTEQDAVDVIGEMWSRDADTVVVPVERLDEGFWTLSTRIAGGIIGKFVGYRVRLVVVGDIADRLAASDTLSAFVHEINRGHEVSFVAEFAG
- a CDS encoding alpha/beta fold hydrolase — encoded protein: MTTVYRSEAGGRTVREHYRAMLDRWPVDAEQRTLTTRAGDTFVVINGPVDAPPVIALHGSGGNSSTWLADIATWAPHLRVFAVDLIGEPGLSAPSRPPLGSPDYADWLDDVLDGLGLTTAAVVGMSLGGWIAVDYATRRPDRVTRLALLGPTGIGRRKVGWLVRALPFFALGHWGRLRIVRIVAGADVGEYREVIASTFRHFKPRVEFPAFDDGVLCLLRMPTLVVVGGRDAMLDSRETVRRLAATVPHADVRLLPGVGHFIPGQADAVLEFLR
- a CDS encoding helix-turn-helix domain-containing protein encodes the protein MSGELLSVEQVADQLGLHVRTVRGYVRDGRLKAVRIGKQYRIAREDLAALTGQPPAPPPRRHVEVSSIVRVEGIDATDAGRLSNLLMTATAGPREGDGPLRVETMHDADRGTMKIIVLGGVETTAELLKLIAVITEEGTR
- a CDS encoding SDR family oxidoreductase, whose amino-acid sequence is MKTFQGTAALVTGASKGLGTAYAAELARRGAHLVLVARSRDALEDLAARLREAHGVRVEVITADLGDPAGPAHVVAELGERGIEVDLLLNNAGLGSVGPFLDRPLEQHLVSVDVNIGGLVALTQLLGGRMLARGRGGIVNIASTAAFQPMPYQASYAATKAFVLSFSEALAAELRGSGVTVMAAHPGAVATGFFDGTTATIDPRRADTPERVAARTLDDFARGRHVSYPGRAVNRVGTLVSRLLPRRATTALVGRLNRGLGLDRVADVETPAT